The following coding sequences lie in one Streptomyces venezuelae genomic window:
- a CDS encoding alpha-hydroxy-acid oxidizing protein, translating to MRPTPRPFKDYQDEIYLDGLRGVVPDYPMKYAEWEARAQAAMPPSVVSYVAGGAGDERTQDANVTAFERWGLIPRMFVGATERDLSVDLFGMTLPSPLFMAPIGVLGICTQDGHGDLATARAAARTGVPMIASTLSADPMEEVAAELGGTPGLFQLYTPTDRALAESLVRRAEKSGFKGIVVTMDTWITGWRPRDLSTSNFPQLRGHCLANYTSDPVFRARLPADPEQDMQSAVLTWVQVFGNPLTWDDLPWLRSLTSLPLIVKGLCHPEDVRRARDGGVDGIYCSNHGGRQANGGLPALDVLPAVVEAAEGLPVLFDSGVRSGADIVKAVALGATAVGVGRPYAYGLGMGGADGVTHVLRSLLAEADLLMAVDGYPTLADLTPEALQRVR from the coding sequence ATGCGACCGACGCCCCGCCCCTTCAAGGACTACCAGGACGAGATCTACCTCGACGGTCTGCGCGGCGTCGTGCCCGATTACCCGATGAAGTACGCGGAGTGGGAGGCGCGCGCCCAGGCCGCGATGCCGCCCTCCGTCGTCTCGTACGTCGCGGGCGGCGCGGGTGACGAGCGCACGCAGGACGCCAACGTCACCGCGTTCGAGCGGTGGGGGCTGATCCCGCGGATGTTCGTGGGGGCCACGGAGCGCGACCTGTCCGTCGACCTGTTCGGCATGACGCTGCCCTCCCCGCTGTTCATGGCGCCCATCGGTGTCCTCGGGATCTGTACGCAGGACGGGCACGGCGATCTGGCGACCGCGCGGGCGGCCGCGCGGACCGGGGTCCCGATGATCGCCTCGACGCTGTCCGCCGACCCGATGGAGGAGGTAGCCGCCGAGCTCGGCGGGACGCCCGGCCTGTTCCAGCTGTACACGCCGACCGACCGCGCGCTCGCCGAGAGTCTCGTCCGCCGGGCGGAGAAGTCCGGGTTCAAGGGCATCGTCGTGACCATGGACACCTGGATCACCGGGTGGCGCCCGCGCGACCTGAGCACCTCCAACTTCCCGCAGCTGCGCGGCCACTGCCTGGCCAACTACACGAGCGACCCGGTGTTCCGCGCGCGGCTGCCCGCCGACCCCGAGCAGGACATGCAGTCCGCGGTGCTCACCTGGGTGCAGGTCTTCGGCAATCCGCTGACCTGGGACGACCTGCCGTGGCTGCGCTCCCTGACCTCGCTGCCCCTGATCGTGAAGGGGCTCTGCCACCCGGAGGACGTGCGCCGGGCCAGGGACGGCGGCGTGGACGGCATCTACTGCTCCAACCACGGCGGCCGCCAGGCCAACGGCGGACTGCCCGCGCTCGACGTGCTGCCCGCGGTCGTCGAGGCCGCCGAGGGACTGCCCGTCCTCTTCGACTCGGGGGTGCGCAGCGGCGCGGACATCGTCAAGGCCGTTGCGCTCGGGGCCACCGCCGTGGGTGTGGGCCGCCCGTACGCGTACGGACTGGGCATGGGCGGCGCCGACGGCGTCACGCACGTACTGCGCTCGCTCCTCGCCGAGGCGGACCTGCTGATGGCGGTCGACGGCTATCCGACGCTCGCGGACCTCACTCCGGAGGCGCTCCAGCGCGTGCGGTGA